CCAGTGAATTTAATTCGAATAATTTTCCAAGACTTGTAATAAATCCTTCATCGCTGAGCCCTACCAGATTGATCCATTTAACCTCCCCTTCCTTATACTCGTTAAGGGTTTCAATTTTTACCGGACTGTATTCTTCAGCATACTCGTCTTTATAAGCGATCACATCCAGGGAACTAATGGCATTTTCACGATTTCCCATATAAGTGATCGTTCCCGGGGCCTTCCCTACTTTCTTGTGGATTTTGAATTTCTTTTTGAGAGGTTTACTACCGGGTAGATGAATTTTAGCCATGTACAACAAGTTTAATTTAAAGATATAAAACAATTTGGCACTACATGAGTTCCACGGCGTTCAGATATAGTCCGGAGGCAGGAGCTATGTAAGGAATATCGACTTTGTTACCCGGCTGAAGGGCTTTTTGAAGGAACTCAGGCTCTATTTCCCTTTTACCAAGCAATACCAGGACTCCCATAATCATCCGGATTTGATATCGCATAAAACCATCTCCCTTCACTCTTAGCATATAGCTTTTTTCCGGAAAGAAGTTAGCCTGTATGGCAATATTTTCTTCTATAGAGCAATGAGTTATCCGTCTCACGGTAGTAGAACCGGGCCGCAGGCGTGCTGTGAAGTTTCGAAAATCGTGTTCCCCCTCGAAGACAGATGCCCATTCCTGCATCAGGGGTAAATCGAGCTCATCGGGAAAATTCGCGAGAAAGGGAGCGGAATACGGATGGTTTTTAGAACCAAATGAAAACAGGTAGTGATATTCCTTATTGGAGGCATCCTTAATAATATTCAAGCCTTCTCTGGCTTTTTCCATCCCCAGAACACGAATATCAGCCGGTAAATTTCGATTGAGTTCTCTGGTAAATTCATCCATCTCCTTTACAGGGCCGTTTTGGGAGATCAATTGAAAAGCTGATTTCAGCGCTGAAACCTTGGCATCAGTTCTGCTTGCCCCTAAGACCTTGTAATGCCCCTCAGGGCTGATAAACTTTAAGGTCTTCCTGATCATACCCTCCACCGTTTTCTGACCGGGTTGTCTTTGCCAGCCGCTGTATCTGAAACCCAGATATTGGACCCAGACAATATATATGTACTTCCCCTTCATCCTATACTTATAAGATTTAAAGATATCACAAATATGCCGTAGAATATTTAAGCCTTTCCATTCACCCTGTTATCAGAGGCTATATAAAAAATTTGTACTTTGTAGGAACAACTACGAAAACAAGCTAAGATGAACAAACATTCAACAACAAAACCGCCGGTCTGGTATTGGGTGGTTAGCGTACTTGCCCTTTTGTGGAATCTTATGGGGGTAATGAATTATCTGGGCACTGCCTTTATGAAAGAAGCCATTAAAGCAGAAATGACTGCTGCGCAGGTAGAGCTCATGGAAAATACTCCAGCCTGGGTTACAGCGGCCTTTGCAATCGCTGTATGGTTCGGGGCTGCCGGGTGTATCGGTCTGCTGCTACGTAAAAAGTGGGCCAAATCGGTTTTGGGATTTTCTCTGATCGGTGTCCTGGTTCAAACCGGATATGGTTTCTTTATGACCAATGCCACGGAGGTATACGGCAAAACAGAAGCCGTCATTATTCCACTTATGGTGATTACTATTGCCATCTTACTGGTCTTTTTTGCCCGATTAAGTGAACGAAAAACATGGATCGCATAAAATGATCGATGTACAAATCAATTTTTTAAATCACGGATCTCACTACGTTTGCAAGGCAACTGTTTTGATCAGTCATTATATAAAAATAAATAATGACTGAACTTCAAAAGAAACCGCGGATAGATATCATCGATGCACTCCGCGGGATTTCACTTGCCGGTATTGTTATCGTCCATATGGTCGAAAATTATCTCGCTTCACTTCCCCCCGAAGGAGCGATGGAAGCAGCACATCAGGGAACCTTTGACTACGTTATAGACGGGATTATCCTTTTACTGCTGAGAGGTAAGTTTTTTGCCTTATTCTCCTTTCTATTTGGGCTGAGTTTCTTTATCCAAATGAAAAATGCCGATCTAAAAGGCAGGGATTACCAACTTCGCTTTCTATGGCGTCTTGCGCTTCTCCTTCTTTTGGGATATTTTCACAGCCTTTTTTATCGCGGTGACATCCTTACTATCTACGCCCTTCTCGGGGTATTTCTCGTACCCTTTTACCGACTTAAAAAACAATGGATTTTAGGTTTTTCCGTATTGATTTTTTGGGTTTAGGTCGATTTTTGGTGTTCTTTTTTACGCATGGTGAAAATATCTTCCACGCTCATAGTCTTACAGAAGACAGCCCTGAAATAATTGAGTATTTTAATATTGTATCACAGGGATCCCTATGGGAAGTTTTTAAAGCCAATGCCTGGGAAGGCCATGTAATGAAATTGGATTTTCAGTTAGGAATTTTTTCCAGAGGCTACCTCACATTCGGTTTCTTTCTCCTGGGACTCTACACAGGCAGGATAGAATTCTTTAAAAACTACATGGAAAAGAAGCAACTAGTGAAGGATTTACTCTGGGCATCAGTAATACTGTTGTGCATATCCGTTTTGATCACCGTTGGAGCTTTTGTTCAGATCGGTCCTGAGCCGCGATTTGACAGTTGGTACGCCATGATTGGTTTAACCGGTTTTGACCTTGTAAATATTTCTATCACCTTTATCCTTCTTTGTCTTTTTGTAATGGTCTACAGGAAAGAGAAATGGAAAAAAGGTCTTAATCATTTTATTCCCTACGGCAGGACCGCACTCACCAACTACGTTTTGCAGAGTGTTGTTGGTACTTTGGTTTTCTATGGCTGGGGTCTGGGCTATATTGGAAAGCTTAGCAACACTACTTCTTTTGGTCTTGCGTTACTGCTTATTTTGATCCAGATTCTGATTAGTAAATGGTGGATGAAACACTTTTATTACGGTCCATTTGAATGGCTTTGGAGAAGCCTCACCTTTTTCAAGGTCTACCCTTTCAGAAGGGTAAAAGTGTAAAGAAATTTGTCCTGGCTGAACATTCAGAGTCTGCTTTCACCACAGCTTTTGAAGCATACTCAACATTCCGTGCAGTTCAACGATTTTTTTCAAATAAAGCATTCCAACTGCCCGTTCTGAAGTTGAATTTTCTAAAAGCTGTGGAACCGCCCATGAATAATTTCTTGAGAATCATACCCTGGAAAAAATGCTACCTGCTCTCGTTTAGCCTGCTTCCCTTAATTGTGGTCTCAGATTTTTATGGACTATACACCAACAAGTTTTACTTTCTGAAAATCGACAACTATATTTTACCTTCCTGGTTTTGATACATCTTTATTACTTGAACTTGTTACTGAGAGCAGAGAAAACCAATAGCATAACGCTTAGTTCACTGAGGACCATCGAATTTGCCATGTATGCCATCCTGCCTGTTTACCTTTTTAAGATGGCAGAGACCCTGTACATCCTTACGACCTATTTAGACCATTCTGAACATATTTTCCCAACGACTTTCGTTCCGGTTGGCAGTACAATTCTTATACTGCAGGCTTTGATCATATTTCTGACCTTTACCACATTCCGGCACCGAAAGGACCGATTAGGGCCCTTCAGATACGATCGTATCAACGGACAATAATGCTCATAACCAAGTGTATGAGACCTGTGCTATGGCAGCACAAAAAAACCCCGCATCAGCGGGGTTTTTCTATAATTTACTTATAAATCCTCCGTAGAGATCTTTTAACTTGAATCCCTTTTTATACCGCTGTTTACTCAGCTTTTTATGGACCACCAATCCCCAGAGAAGAAATTCTTTCAGGAAATAGGAATCCTCTTGCGCCGCCTTGGGTTGGTGTTTGCTGATCAGGTCCTGCAAGGGAGGTATGCTGTCCAGCAATTTTCTGTATTCCGCCTCACTCAGGTCATCCGGTAATTCAATGCCATCTCTGTCGAAAAACCATAGAATAAGATCATCATAAGGCCCCTCAGCGTCTTTTTGCTCCAGCTTTAGAATAGCCGGGAAGTAATTAGGGAAAAGACTTTTTACAGCATCATCAATAAGCATCATGGCTACCGTATCTGCCCCTTCTTGTTCCCCTTCGTAGACCAATTCAATCTTACCAGTTATGGCTGGAATTACACCTATAAAGTCTGAAAGTCGCACCGTAGTTCCTGAAGCACCCTGCAACAGGGCCCTTCTCTCGGCAGTGCTCAATAAATTTTCAAATGCTGTAATACTCGTTCGGGCACTTACTCCACTTTTGGCATCCACGTATTCACTGCTTCGCGCCTCGAAACTAATCTGTTCAAGCAGATCCTTAGCGAGTTCAGGCACGTAGATCATTTGAGCTTGATCCCCGTCTAAATTCGCTTCCTGTTCTGTAATCTTCCTGGCAGTTTCTACTTCCTTGGGATAATGTGTCAGTATTTGCGAACCTATCCTGTCTTTTAAAGGAGTTACTATGCTGCCCCTGTTGGTATAGTCTTCCGGATTCGCTGTAAAAACGAATTGCAGATCTAATGGCAGCCGTAATTTAAATCCCCTGATCTGAATATCTCCTTCTTGTAAGATATTAAAAAGGGAGACCTGAATCCTGGCCTGCAGATCGGGTAATTCGTTGATTACAAAAATACAGCGGTTTGCTCTGGGGATCATTCCAAAATGGATCACTCTGTCATCGGCGTAAGAAAGTTTGAGATTAGCTGCTTTTATAGGATCAACATCACCAATAAGATCTGCCACGGTCACATCCGGGGTTGCTAGTTTCTCATAAAATCGTTCATCTCTGTGAAGCCATGAAATAGGAGTATCCTCGCCTTTTTCTTTAATAAGTTGCTTGCTGTACCTCGAGATCGGAGCAAATGGATCATCATTGATTTCGGAACCTTCCACCACAGGGATGTACTCATCGAGGAGATTAACCATGAGTCGAGCCAGCCTTGTTTTAGCCTGCCCCCTTAAACCCAGCAGATTAATATTATGCCGGGATAAAATGGCCCTCTCAAGTTCAGGAATAACCGAATCTTCATATCCCCAAACGCCTGCAAAGGTCTCTTTTCCATCCTTTATGCGTTGTATGAGATTTTTTCTCAATTCATCTTTGATTCCCTGAGACTTGTACCCCGCCTTTTTAAGATCTCCCAGGGTTTTAATTTTACTGTAATCTAATTTCATATCTCTTTTCCTTGTCGTATGCCTGTTATTTCAATCTTTTTTTTCTGTTTTTTTCATAGTCTTCGAAGATCATTTCTCCTAATCCCTGTAAACCGGTAAATAAGGCTTTCCCTTTGTTCGCTTCAGTAAAATGCCTGACAAATTGTTTTAAATAGGGATCCTGCGCAATCATAAATGTGGTGATCGGGATATGCAATTTACGAGCCTGTCTGGCCATATTGTAACACTTTTCTACAATAAAATCGTCGAGTCCTACACTGTTCTTGTAATAATTTCCATCTGGCAACCGAATGCAACTGGGCTTACCATCTGTAATCATAAAGATCTGCTTGTTGGTGTTTTTCTTTCTGCGGAGCATGTCCATGGCCAATTGAAGTCCGGCCACCGTATTCGTGTGATACGGTCCTACTTTAAGGTATGGCAGGTCTTTTATAGGTATGGGCCAGGCGTCGTTACCAAATACCAGGATGTCTAAAGTATCCTTGGGGTAACGTGTGGTTATAAGTTCTGCGAGGGCCATGGCCACTTTTTTGGCCGGAGTGATCCTGTCTTCGCCATAGAGGATCATACTGTGACTGATATCAATCATCAATACTGTACTCATTTGCGCCTTGTGATGTGTATCCTCTACAACGAGATCGTCTTCTGTCAGGGAAAAGCCATCGAGGCCATGGTTGACCTGGGCGTTTTTAAGGCTTTCTGTCATTGATATCCTGTCAAGAGAATCGCCATACCGATACTCTCTAAAGTCGCCTGTATGTTCATCCCCGAGCCCGGTTTTCCCCGTACGATGGTTTCCTGACCCGCTTCGTTTGATCTTTCCGAATATTTGGTCCAGGGCGCGTTGCCTGATCAGGCGCTCCATTTTCGCAGTTATCGACAGGGAGCCCTCTCCGGGAGTACCTTCCCCTTCTCCACCTTCTCCCAGTTCAAACTCTTCTCTGAGGAATCCTTTAGCCTTCAGATCTTCAATAAAATCGTCTATGGTATAGTTCTCATCCGTAAGATCGTATTCCTTGTCTAATTCACGGAGCCAATCCAAAGCCTCATCCACATCTCCGGAAGTATGGGTAATGAGTTCCTGGAATATTTCAAAAAGTTTTTCAAAAGGGGTTTGATCCGGCGCTTCGTAGGTAGTAAAGCGAAAACCCGATCTAGATTTCATAGCCATTATATAAAAATACTATATTTCATAAAACGGATCAGGCTTTTATATAAACCTTAACGGTTTCGTTTAACTTCGCTTCACATGAGTTCTATTTCCCGCCAAATTTCCCTTGGGTTTTTAAAAACCCCACCACTATGGACCCGTAAACAATTTGGTATCGATCAATTTGTTATCCCTGACATAGATCCCGGTAGAATAAAGGAATTTTCTTTTCCTTCAAAAATGAGGCTAGGACATAAAATGGAGTTTGTTTTTAACGCCATTATTGAAAGTCAGAACGTTTATAAGCTAATCGCTAAGAACATCGTCGTTCAAAAAGGAAAGACTACTTTGGGAGAGCTCGATTTTTTGTTGCGCAGCATCTCTGATGGAAGTTTGATTCATTTGGAACTGACCTATAAGTTTTATTTGATCGACACTGAGATAAGCGAGCCGATCTATCAGTTAGTTGGACCTAACCGTAGGGACATGTTTTACACTAAATTGGATAAACTCAAAGAACATCAGTTTAGCCTGCCCTTCACCAAAGAAGGAATAGAGACACTCCATGAAAGAGGATTGGAACCAGAGCCGCTAAAGCAACAAGCCTGTTTTAAAGCACAACTTTTTACTCCTTTTAAGAATACTAAAGTAAGTATAAGACCATTGAAT
This DNA window, taken from Muriicola soli, encodes the following:
- the truA gene encoding tRNA pseudouridine(38-40) synthase TruA, with translation MKGKYIYIVWVQYLGFRYSGWQRQPGQKTVEGMIRKTLKFISPEGHYKVLGASRTDAKVSALKSAFQLISQNGPVKEMDEFTRELNRNLPADIRVLGMEKAREGLNIIKDASNKEYHYLFSFGSKNHPYSAPFLANFPDELDLPLMQEWASVFEGEHDFRNFTARLRPGSTTVRRITHCSIEENIAIQANFFPEKSYMLRVKGDGFMRYQIRMIMGVLVLLGKREIEPEFLQKALQPGNKVDIPYIAPASGLYLNAVELM
- a CDS encoding vWA domain-containing protein; amino-acid sequence: MAMKSRSGFRFTTYEAPDQTPFEKLFEIFQELITHTSGDVDEALDWLRELDKEYDLTDENYTIDDFIEDLKAKGFLREEFELGEGGEGEGTPGEGSLSITAKMERLIRQRALDQIFGKIKRSGSGNHRTGKTGLGDEHTGDFREYRYGDSLDRISMTESLKNAQVNHGLDGFSLTEDDLVVEDTHHKAQMSTVLMIDISHSMILYGEDRITPAKKVAMALAELITTRYPKDTLDILVFGNDAWPIPIKDLPYLKVGPYHTNTVAGLQLAMDMLRRKKNTNKQIFMITDGKPSCIRLPDGNYYKNSVGLDDFIVEKCYNMARQARKLHIPITTFMIAQDPYLKQFVRHFTEANKGKALFTGLQGLGEMIFEDYEKNRKKRLK
- a CDS encoding magnesium chelatase; the protein is MKLDYSKIKTLGDLKKAGYKSQGIKDELRKNLIQRIKDGKETFAGVWGYEDSVIPELERAILSRHNINLLGLRGQAKTRLARLMVNLLDEYIPVVEGSEINDDPFAPISRYSKQLIKEKGEDTPISWLHRDERFYEKLATPDVTVADLIGDVDPIKAANLKLSYADDRVIHFGMIPRANRCIFVINELPDLQARIQVSLFNILQEGDIQIRGFKLRLPLDLQFVFTANPEDYTNRGSIVTPLKDRIGSQILTHYPKEVETARKITEQEANLDGDQAQMIYVPELAKDLLEQISFEARSSEYVDAKSGVSARTSITAFENLLSTAERRALLQGASGTTVRLSDFIGVIPAITGKIELVYEGEQEGADTVAMMLIDDAVKSLFPNYFPAILKLEQKDAEGPYDDLILWFFDRDGIELPDDLSEAEYRKLLDSIPPLQDLISKHQPKAAQEDSYFLKEFLLWGLVVHKKLSKQRYKKGFKLKDLYGGFISKL
- a CDS encoding DUF418 domain-containing protein, translating into MDFRFFRIDFLGLGRFLVFFFTHGENIFHAHSLTEDSPEIIEYFNIVSQGSLWEVFKANAWEGHVMKLDFQLGIFSRGYLTFGFFLLGLYTGRIEFFKNYMEKKQLVKDLLWASVILLCISVLITVGAFVQIGPEPRFDSWYAMIGLTGFDLVNISITFILLCLFVMVYRKEKWKKGLNHFIPYGRTALTNYVLQSVVGTLVFYGWGLGYIGKLSNTTSFGLALLLILIQILISKWWMKHFYYGPFEWLWRSLTFFKVYPFRRVKV
- a CDS encoding DUF1853 family protein; this encodes MSSISRQISLGFLKTPPLWTRKQFGIDQFVIPDIDPGRIKEFSFPSKMRLGHKMEFVFNAIIESQNVYKLIAKNIVVQKGKTTLGELDFLLRSISDGSLIHLELTYKFYLIDTEISEPIYQLVGPNRRDMFYTKLDKLKEHQFSLPFTKEGIETLHERGLEPEPLKQQACFKAQLFTPFKNTKVSIRPLNKSCICGFWIRFEELNSEPFKDFQYYIPLKEEWILNPYEEADWINLFNLLLEINIRMLKESSPMVWMRKSEGVYAKFFVVWW